One part of the Marinilabiliales bacterium genome encodes these proteins:
- a CDS encoding transcriptional regulator, translating to MQISELNVEKLEKAANMLKAIAHPMRIAILKYLEDGKRLTVTQIHELLEIEQSTTSHHLGILKDKGVLSSKREGKNTYYYLKHQNLTQIVDCLNRCCD from the coding sequence ATGCAAATAAGCGAATTAAATGTCGAGAAGCTTGAAAAGGCTGCCAATATGCTTAAGGCTATTGCACATCCGATGAGAATTGCAATCCTGAAATACCTGGAGGACGGCAAAAGACTGACTGTCACGCAAATACACGAGCTTCTCGAGATTGAGCAATCTACAACATCACATCACCTGGGTATTCTTAAAGACAAAGGAGTGCTCTCTTCAAAACGTGAAGGCAAGAATACCTATTATTATCTGAAGCATCAGAATCTCACGCAGATAGTAGACTGTCTTAACCGTTGTTGCGACTGA
- a CDS encoding polyprenyl synthetase family protein, which produces MSLTNIMAPVSSEMKEFEKFFRSTVKTDIPLLDPITNHILRRKGKQLRPMLVLLSAKLTGKPNKSTFTAAAMIELLHTATLIHDDVVDDSYERRGFFSLYAIWKTKISVLVGDYLLSRGLLLAVENKEYRVLEIISQAVKEMSEGELYQIKKSRKLDITESEYFEIIRKKTATLMIACTAAGASSVNAPGNEVEMLRQYSAHAGIAFQIKDDLFDYQKKGITGKPAANDIKEKKLTLPLIHALSIAPGNEKRKIINLIRNNRNNSQKIDKIIDFVISKNGIEYATAIMEEHKVKAIESLISFPDNEAKKSLTDLAIYITERKN; this is translated from the coding sequence ATGAGCCTAACAAACATAATGGCACCGGTAAGCAGTGAAATGAAGGAATTCGAAAAATTCTTCAGATCAACTGTCAAAACAGATATTCCGCTGCTTGACCCTATCACGAACCATATCCTGAGGAGGAAGGGAAAGCAGCTTCGCCCGATGCTTGTACTTCTGTCGGCAAAGTTAACCGGCAAGCCAAACAAGTCAACTTTTACAGCCGCTGCAATGATAGAGTTACTGCATACGGCAACACTTATTCACGATGATGTTGTAGATGATTCTTATGAAAGAAGAGGCTTCTTTTCCCTTTATGCTATCTGGAAAACAAAGATTTCCGTTTTGGTGGGTGATTACCTTCTTTCACGGGGATTGCTCCTGGCGGTTGAGAACAAGGAATACCGTGTTCTTGAAATAATATCACAAGCCGTTAAGGAGATGAGTGAAGGGGAATTGTACCAGATAAAAAAATCCCGGAAACTTGATATTACAGAAAGTGAATATTTTGAGATCATAAGAAAAAAGACCGCAACACTTATGATCGCATGCACCGCTGCAGGAGCAAGTTCTGTCAACGCTCCCGGCAATGAGGTTGAAATGCTGCGTCAATATTCTGCACATGCGGGAATAGCCTTCCAGATAAAAGATGATCTCTTTGATTACCAGAAGAAGGGGATCACAGGGAAGCCTGCTGCAAATGACATAAAAGAGAAAAAATTAACGCTTCCCCTCATACACGCTTTATCCATTGCCCCGGGAAATGAAAAAAGAAAAATTATCAATCTTATCAGAAATAACAGGAACAATTCGCAGAAAATTGATAAAATCATAGATTTTGTGATCAGTAAAAACGGCATTGAATATGCGACGGCAATAATGGAAGAACACAAGGTCAAGGCAATTGAATCACTTATCAGCTTTCCTGATAATGAAGCCAAAAAGTCATTGACTGATCTTGCCATTTACATCACCGAACGAAAAAACTAG
- the uvrC gene encoding excinuclease ABC subunit UvrC, with the protein MDNPEKKQLIKTAANLPALPGVYLFRDSNGKVIYAGKAKNLKKRVGSYFSRKQFDNNKLRVLVKQIRSIDHIVVDSESDALLLENNLIKEYKPRYNVLLKDDKSYPYICIKNESFPRVFSTRNPVRDGSDWFGPYTSLHMVRTVLEMIRQLYPLRTCNYNLSEVNIKSGKFRVCLEFHIGNCLGPCEGKQQAADYERNISQIRDILKGNIRGVREFLMKRMRLLAGSHAFEDAQLIKEKLDVIEKYQSKSTVVNPAMRDLDVFSFIDAGNIAVSNFLKVVDGAVVQSRTIEIRKVFGEDKADLLALVMAEIRSGQFTPAREVITPFPVNAGFPGVKFTIPRKGDKKKLLDLSTRNAGLYIKEKERRLSEQKREEPSERILKQAKEDLGLDRMPVYIECFDNSNIQGTSPVSACVVFRNGRPSKGEYRHYNINTVKGPDDYASMSEVVGRRYRRLKDEDKDFPDLVVIDGGKAQLGAAMVALRNIGLDEKIRVIAIAKRLEEIFFPGDPVPLYLDKTSSTLRLIQHLRNEAHRFSLMFHRQKRSSVFARSVLESVPGLGKRTVEKLYDHFKNWDAIAAASEVEISAVIGQARARKLAEYMTDREEG; encoded by the coding sequence ATGGACAACCCTGAAAAAAAACAGCTGATCAAGACTGCAGCCAATTTGCCTGCACTACCGGGTGTTTATCTTTTCAGAGATTCAAATGGGAAGGTTATATACGCCGGGAAGGCAAAAAATCTTAAAAAACGGGTAGGGTCTTACTTTTCCAGAAAGCAATTCGACAATAATAAGCTGCGTGTGCTTGTCAAGCAAATCCGTTCGATCGACCACATTGTGGTAGATTCAGAATCAGATGCCCTTCTTCTCGAAAATAACCTGATAAAAGAGTATAAACCAAGATATAATGTTCTTTTAAAAGATGATAAATCTTATCCATATATATGTATAAAAAACGAGTCCTTTCCGCGGGTATTTTCTACACGCAATCCTGTAAGAGACGGATCTGACTGGTTCGGGCCATATACCTCTTTACATATGGTAAGAACTGTTCTTGAAATGATCAGGCAGTTATACCCCCTCAGAACATGTAATTACAATTTGTCTGAAGTAAATATAAAATCGGGGAAATTCAGGGTTTGCCTGGAATTTCATATTGGTAACTGTTTGGGGCCTTGCGAAGGCAAACAGCAAGCAGCAGATTATGAACGGAATATTTCGCAGATAAGAGATATACTTAAAGGAAACATCAGGGGCGTAAGGGAGTTTCTTATGAAACGCATGAGATTACTTGCCGGATCCCACGCTTTTGAAGACGCGCAGCTGATCAAGGAAAAACTTGATGTTATTGAAAAGTACCAGAGCAAATCAACCGTAGTCAATCCGGCAATGCGTGATCTGGATGTCTTTTCTTTTATAGATGCTGGTAATATTGCAGTTTCAAACTTCCTCAAGGTTGTTGATGGCGCGGTTGTCCAGTCACGTACAATTGAGATCAGGAAAGTGTTTGGTGAGGATAAGGCTGATCTGCTGGCGCTGGTAATGGCTGAGATCAGGAGCGGACAATTCACTCCTGCACGTGAGGTTATAACACCATTTCCTGTGAATGCCGGATTCCCGGGTGTGAAGTTTACAATTCCCCGAAAGGGAGATAAAAAAAAACTGCTTGATCTTTCAACCAGGAATGCCGGACTTTATATCAAAGAAAAGGAGAGAAGATTGTCTGAACAGAAAAGGGAAGAGCCATCTGAAAGGATTCTGAAACAGGCAAAGGAAGATCTGGGGCTTGACCGTATGCCTGTTTATATCGAGTGTTTTGATAATTCAAACATCCAGGGCACCAGTCCGGTTTCTGCGTGTGTGGTATTCAGAAATGGCCGTCCGAGCAAGGGTGAATACCGTCACTATAATATAAATACCGTGAAGGGCCCCGACGATTATGCTTCAATGTCTGAGGTTGTCGGACGCCGTTACAGACGCCTTAAGGATGAAGATAAAGATTTTCCGGATCTTGTTGTTATCGATGGAGGGAAGGCCCAGCTTGGCGCTGCAATGGTTGCCCTGAGAAATATCGGGTTAGACGAAAAGATAAGGGTAATTGCTATTGCCAAGAGACTTGAGGAGATATTCTTTCCGGGTGATCCTGTTCCTCTTTATCTCGACAAAACCTCCTCGACACTCAGACTTATACAGCATCTTCGGAATGAGGCACACAGGTTCAGCCTTATGTTCCACCGGCAGAAACGTTCATCGGTATTTGCCAGATCAGTTCTTGAATCTGTTCCCGGACTTGGAAAGCGAACAGTAGAGAAACTATATGACCATTTCAAAAACTGGGATGCCATCGCAGCTGCTTCAGAAGTTGAGATATCGGCCGTAATCGGACAAGCAAGGGCACGTAAACTAGCTGAATATATGACAGATAGAGAAGAAGGGTGA
- the ade gene encoding adenine deaminase, which translates to MDKKIEGNIVDVLNEKIYPAEIIIAGGKIIGINGTSKNYDRYLMPGFVDSHIHIESSMLTPAQFACLAVKHGTVGVVSDPHEIANVAGKDGIDFMIRNSETVPLKFFFGAPSCVPATGFETSGAILNSQSVSDLLKRRDIWFLSEVMNFPGVLNEDPEVLSKIGASHSLNKPVDGHAPGLRGKQLKKYIKAGISTDHECLTYEEAVEKIRAGMIIQVREGSAARGFDVFSRLFDEFPGSVMMCSDDMHPDDLMEGHINKIVSRGVKKGIDLFRMLRAATVNPVFHYGLPVGLLRVGDPADMIAINSLEDFIVSDSWINGELVYSDGRVNFNASEINIDFPFRKRHIDIDDLKVVARGGNIKVITAFDGQLFTGSCIERANLIEGIAAADPEKDICKIVVVNRYRDIPPAAAFIRGFGLNRGAIAGSVSHDSHNIIAVGASDEEIAAAINRIIDMRGGLVALADGRSEELSLEVGGLMTNSYGSDVSEKYRSVERFAKEMGSTLKSPFMTLSFMALLVIPELKISDKGLFDVSEFSYTDLFCDT; encoded by the coding sequence ATGGATAAAAAAATCGAAGGGAATATTGTAGATGTGTTGAATGAAAAGATTTATCCTGCAGAAATCATAATTGCAGGCGGGAAAATCATTGGTATTAATGGCACCTCGAAAAATTACGATCGGTATTTGATGCCTGGATTTGTAGATTCTCACATTCATATTGAAAGTTCAATGCTAACCCCCGCGCAATTCGCTTGTCTTGCTGTTAAGCACGGAACTGTAGGGGTGGTTTCTGATCCTCATGAGATAGCCAATGTTGCTGGAAAAGATGGGATAGACTTCATGATCAGGAACAGTGAAACTGTACCTTTAAAATTCTTTTTCGGCGCTCCTTCATGTGTACCTGCAACCGGGTTTGAAACTTCGGGTGCAATTCTTAATTCACAGAGTGTCTCCGATCTTCTTAAACGAAGGGATATTTGGTTTCTTTCTGAGGTTATGAATTTTCCCGGTGTTTTGAATGAAGACCCCGAAGTTTTAAGTAAAATAGGGGCCTCCCATAGTTTGAATAAACCTGTTGATGGTCATGCTCCCGGACTAAGGGGTAAACAACTGAAAAAATATATTAAGGCTGGTATCAGTACTGATCATGAATGTCTGACGTATGAAGAAGCTGTAGAGAAAATCAGGGCCGGGATGATTATACAGGTAAGGGAAGGCAGTGCTGCCAGAGGGTTTGATGTTTTTAGCAGATTGTTTGATGAATTTCCAGGATCAGTTATGATGTGTTCGGATGACATGCATCCGGATGATCTAATGGAAGGACATATAAATAAGATTGTTAGCCGGGGTGTCAAAAAGGGGATTGACCTTTTCAGGATGCTGCGGGCGGCAACAGTCAATCCGGTCTTTCATTATGGTTTACCGGTAGGATTGCTAAGGGTAGGTGACCCGGCCGATATGATAGCTATTAATAGTCTTGAGGATTTTATTGTATCTGATAGCTGGATTAATGGTGAGCTTGTGTATAGTGATGGAAGGGTTAATTTCAATGCATCTGAGATTAATATTGATTTTCCGTTTCGTAAAAGGCATATTGACATTGATGATCTGAAAGTTGTGGCCAGGGGTGGGAATATAAAAGTGATAACGGCCTTCGACGGCCAGCTGTTTACCGGGTCGTGTATTGAAAGAGCAAATTTAATTGAGGGAATAGCAGCTGCTGATCCTGAAAAAGATATATGTAAAATAGTTGTTGTTAACAGGTACAGGGATATTCCTCCGGCGGCTGCCTTCATCAGGGGATTTGGTCTGAATAGAGGAGCTATTGCAGGATCTGTTTCCCATGACAGTCATAACATTATTGCTGTTGGAGCAAGCGATGAAGAGATTGCTGCAGCCATAAACAGAATCATTGATATGCGGGGAGGTCTGGTTGCTTTAGCCGACGGACGGAGTGAAGAATTAAGTCTCGAGGTTGGTGGTTTGATGACTAATTCCTATGGTTCCGATGTATCTGAAAAATACAGGTCTGTAGAGAGGTTTGCTAAGGAAATGGGTTCAACTCTTAAATCACCTTTTATGACGTTATCATTTATGGCCCTGCTGGTTATACCAGAGCTAAAAATCAGTGACAAGGGACTTTTCGATGTGTCTGAGTTCTCTTATACTGATCTGTTTTGCGATACCTGA
- the mnmG gene encoding tRNA uridine-5-carboxymethylaminomethyl(34) synthesis enzyme MnmG — protein sequence MHSEYYDVIVVGGGHAGCEAAASAANMGSRVLLITMDMGKFAHMSCNPAIGGIAKGQIVREIDALGGYTGIVTDRTTIQFRMLNRSKGPAMWSPRAQCDRTGYSIEWRKILESLPNLDLWQDSVTELLVVGKSAKGVRTKYGSFFYSDAVILTTGTFGNGLMHIGDVKIGGGRASEPASEGITSVLLGHGFNTGRMKTGTPPRVDGRSVDFDQLERQDGDENPSKFSFIDSSRPIQKQLPCYIAYTNSEVHERLAEGFDKSPLFTGRIRGTGPRYCPSIEDKIVTFSGRERHQLFLEPEGYDTNEYYINGFSSSLPLDVQLSALRFVKGLENVKIYRPGYAIEYDYYPPVQLRPTLETKIVENLYFAGQINGTTGYEEAAGQGIIAGINAHLKIQGKKSFILGRDVAYIGVLIDDLITKGVDEPYRMFTSRAEFRLLLRQDNADERLSPISYDMGLAGEDRMMALQRKTGKKEKINNFLESFSCRPEVINELLEMKGTSPLKQKVKLNNVLLRPQVSLRELIDYVPEFKEYIVSNDLYHSDIIESTEISIKYRGYLEREKMIAGKISRLENIKINDNIDYDSLKSISHEGREKLKKVKPVTIGQASRISGVSPADISVLLVYLGR from the coding sequence ATGCACAGTGAATATTATGATGTAATTGTTGTTGGTGGGGGCCATGCTGGTTGTGAAGCTGCTGCCTCTGCGGCAAATATGGGAAGCAGGGTTTTACTGATTACCATGGATATGGGAAAGTTTGCACACATGAGTTGCAATCCCGCAATTGGCGGCATAGCTAAAGGGCAGATAGTTAGGGAGATAGATGCACTTGGAGGATATACCGGTATTGTAACCGACCGTACTACCATACAATTCAGGATGCTGAACAGAAGCAAGGGCCCTGCAATGTGGAGTCCCAGGGCCCAATGTGACAGGACCGGGTATTCAATTGAGTGGCGAAAAATATTGGAATCATTGCCGAATCTTGATTTATGGCAAGATTCTGTAACGGAATTACTGGTTGTCGGTAAATCGGCAAAAGGTGTCAGGACTAAATATGGAAGTTTTTTTTATAGCGACGCCGTTATTTTAACAACCGGAACATTCGGCAACGGATTAATGCACATTGGAGATGTAAAAATCGGGGGTGGGCGCGCGTCAGAACCTGCATCCGAAGGAATTACTTCTGTATTGCTTGGGCATGGCTTCAATACAGGAAGAATGAAAACCGGAACGCCTCCCAGGGTTGATGGCCGGAGTGTCGATTTTGATCAGCTTGAGAGGCAGGATGGAGATGAGAACCCTTCAAAATTTTCGTTTATTGATAGTAGTAGGCCAATTCAGAAGCAATTACCCTGCTATATTGCCTATACGAACAGTGAGGTGCATGAAAGACTTGCTGAAGGGTTTGATAAAAGCCCTCTTTTCACCGGGAGGATCAGGGGAACCGGACCACGATATTGTCCGAGTATTGAAGACAAGATTGTTACATTTTCCGGAAGGGAAAGACATCAACTTTTTCTTGAGCCTGAAGGTTACGATACCAACGAGTACTATATTAACGGTTTCTCATCTTCATTGCCTTTAGATGTTCAGTTATCAGCATTAAGGTTTGTTAAGGGACTTGAGAATGTTAAAATATACAGGCCGGGGTATGCAATCGAATATGACTATTATCCACCTGTGCAATTAAGACCCACATTGGAGACTAAGATCGTTGAGAATCTCTATTTTGCCGGCCAGATAAATGGGACAACTGGTTATGAAGAGGCTGCCGGTCAGGGAATAATTGCCGGCATAAATGCACACTTAAAGATTCAGGGAAAGAAATCGTTTATTTTGGGAAGGGATGTTGCGTATATCGGTGTTCTTATTGATGATCTTATTACAAAAGGCGTTGATGAGCCATACAGAATGTTTACCTCGAGAGCCGAATTTCGCCTGCTGCTAAGACAGGATAATGCTGACGAGAGGCTTTCTCCAATCTCATATGATATGGGGTTGGCCGGAGAGGATAGAATGATGGCGCTTCAGCGTAAAACTGGCAAAAAGGAGAAGATTAATAATTTTCTTGAATCCTTTAGCTGTCGACCTGAAGTCATTAATGAATTGCTTGAGATGAAAGGCACCAGTCCGTTGAAGCAAAAGGTAAAACTGAACAATGTTTTACTTAGGCCCCAGGTAAGCTTAAGAGAGCTCATTGATTATGTACCTGAATTTAAAGAATATATCGTTTCAAACGATTTGTACCATAGTGATATTATAGAGAGTACTGAGATTAGTATTAAATATAGGGGTTATCTTGAGAGAGAGAAGATGATCGCTGGTAAAATCAGCCGTCTTGAAAATATTAAGATAAATGATAATATTGATTATGACAGTCTGAAATCTATTTCTCATGAAGGCCGTGAAAAATTGAAAAAAGTAAAACCTGTTACTATAGGTCAGGCTTCAAGAATCAGCGGTGTGTCGCCGGCCGACATAAGCGTGCTTCTTGTTTATCTTGGGAGGTAA
- the ybeY gene encoding rRNA maturation RNase YbeY, whose product MTSHEADFEPPGNRSLKQWINYLIVNEGFEEGDLSVVFTTDEYLLSLNMQYLDKDYYTDVITFDYREGNIISGDVIISIDRVKENSEMYGEGFYRELCRIIAHGILHIIGYNDNDDKNRLIMREKETYYLDKACFQGLI is encoded by the coding sequence ATTACCTCGCACGAAGCAGATTTCGAACCCCCGGGGAACAGAAGCCTCAAACAATGGATTAATTATCTGATTGTTAATGAAGGATTCGAAGAGGGTGATCTGTCAGTGGTATTCACTACAGATGAATATTTGCTTTCTCTTAATATGCAATATCTTGATAAGGATTATTATACCGATGTAATTACTTTTGACTACCGTGAAGGCAATATTATTAGCGGTGATGTTATTATCAGTATTGACAGGGTAAAGGAGAATTCAGAGATGTATGGCGAAGGTTTTTATCGTGAACTGTGCAGGATTATTGCTCATGGCATTCTGCATATAATCGGATACAATGATAATGACGATAAAAATCGCCTGATTATGCGAGAGAAAGAGACATATTATCTTGATAAGGCCTGCTTCCAGGGGCTTATATAG
- a CDS encoding ATP-binding protein gives MEKKLNLYSKIDNLREVERVIDEISAEFDIATEIYGNILIACLEAVNNAISHGNKLDPTKKVDVTFSINNKRMTVITRDEGPGFDFENVPDPTSPENIENVNGRGIFLMKQLSDEITFHDDGRVSEMVFNL, from the coding sequence ATGGAGAAGAAATTAAACTTGTATTCTAAAATTGATAATCTCCGTGAAGTAGAACGAGTCATCGACGAGATCTCAGCAGAATTTGATATTGCTACGGAAATCTACGGCAATATTCTTATTGCCTGCCTCGAAGCGGTTAATAATGCAATTTCTCACGGGAATAAGCTTGATCCTACAAAAAAAGTTGATGTAACTTTCAGTATAAATAATAAACGAATGACTGTTATTACCCGGGATGAAGGCCCGGGATTTGATTTTGAGAATGTCCCTGATCCAACTTCCCCTGAGAATATTGAAAACGTTAATGGAAGAGGTATTTTTCTTATGAAGCAGTTGTCAGATGAAATTACTTTTCATGATGACGGGCGAGTCTCTGAAATGGTCTTCAATCTATAG
- a CDS encoding DUF4292 domain-containing protein, whose product MRNYYIRRSLYFLQILFAIIVLAAACRTLRPVVTDAEISGKELFENIINSNPGFDTYSAGRVSVQVKEGEDAVNFRANVRIKRDSAILASISAFAGIEIARVVLTRDSVKVLDRLNNSYFKGNYKQAARLYPYILPFELFEFVFTGSPAPFIDKNWRVFSPDITYRFQDGKIIISSGDIQLENNIYLTGNQMFRLTVGKDFLASRVEISGEGDMYGRIDFRSYGNYDNGFLPVDIGFYFISHNVPLTADITIGRIETGNNVSFPFNVPSRFREIK is encoded by the coding sequence ATGCGAAATTATTATATCCGAAGGTCCTTGTATTTTTTGCAGATTTTATTTGCAATAATTGTTTTAGCTGCCGCCTGCCGTACGTTGAGGCCAGTGGTTACGGATGCTGAGATCAGCGGAAAAGAATTATTTGAAAACATAATCAATAGTAATCCGGGGTTTGATACCTATTCTGCCGGACGGGTGAGTGTACAGGTAAAGGAAGGAGAAGATGCTGTCAATTTCAGGGCTAATGTCAGGATTAAGCGGGATTCCGCTATTCTGGCCAGCATAAGTGCATTTGCCGGAATAGAAATTGCTCGGGTCGTTTTAACAAGGGATAGTGTTAAGGTACTTGACCGGTTGAATAATTCATATTTTAAGGGGAACTATAAGCAAGCTGCAAGGCTTTATCCTTATATATTGCCATTTGAGCTTTTTGAGTTTGTTTTTACAGGGTCACCCGCTCCTTTTATTGACAAGAATTGGAGGGTTTTTAGTCCTGATATAACTTACCGGTTTCAAGATGGGAAAATTATTATATCTTCTGGAGATATACAACTTGAAAACAATATTTATCTTACAGGGAATCAGATGTTCCGGCTTACTGTCGGTAAAGATTTTCTAGCCAGCCGTGTAGAAATTTCCGGTGAAGGAGATATGTATGGAAGAATAGATTTCAGGAGTTATGGTAATTATGACAATGGATTTTTGCCTGTAGATATCGGCTTCTATTTTATATCACATAATGTTCCTTTGACTGCAGATATTACCATAGGAAGAATAGAAACCGGAAATAATGTTAGTTTTCCATTTAATGTGCCTTCCCGGTTCCGTGAAATCAAATAG
- a CDS encoding dUTP diphosphatase, giving the protein MIVKIRNTSGNPLPEYQTVLSAGMDIRAFLDEPVTLKPMERKVIPTGIFIELPEGYEAQIRPRSGLAAKYGVTVLNTPGTVDADYRGEIRVILVNLSGEEYVVNNGERVCQMIINKYTKIDWEETEGLNSTGRGSGGFGHTGRS; this is encoded by the coding sequence ATGATTGTTAAAATAAGAAACACCTCCGGTAATCCGTTACCTGAATATCAAACAGTTTTATCGGCTGGAATGGATATTCGCGCTTTTCTTGATGAACCAGTAACCCTGAAGCCTATGGAAAGGAAGGTTATACCGACGGGAATTTTTATTGAGCTGCCTGAAGGTTACGAGGCTCAGATACGGCCAAGAAGCGGGCTTGCTGCGAAATACGGGGTTACAGTATTGAATACTCCGGGGACAGTCGATGCTGATTACAGGGGAGAGATAAGGGTTATACTGGTTAATTTGTCCGGCGAAGAATATGTTGTTAACAACGGAGAAAGGGTTTGCCAGATGATCATAAATAAATATACCAAAATTGACTGGGAAGAGACCGAAGGGCTTAATTCAACAGGAAGAGGTAGCGGTGGTTTCGGACATACCGGCAGATCCTGA
- a CDS encoding polysaccharide biosynthesis protein, translating into MNELNPLKQLAGQTAVYGLSSVIARVLNFLLVPFYTRIFTDTAEYGIVNELYAYVAFIIIILTYGMETAFFRYSARYSNQRLVYSTALTSISITSLLFIIAVVLFYQEIAHIIGYGNNSSFVLLLGLVLGADALVAIPFANLRYKEKSVKFALIKLLNVVVNILFNVLFLLVLPWMYKNGLRGWLVEVLYDPEFRVGYVFLSNFLASLVTLAIFTGEILKMRYGFSASLFRSMIYYGIPLLVAGLAGTVNEFLDRILLRYRLPDDVNALEQIGIYGANVKIAVLMMLFIQMFRFAFEPFIFSQEKNRSGPKIYADVMYYFVAAGVLVFLVITLYIDIFKHIIDSGYHEGVRVVPVILGGYLMLGIYYNLSVWYKLNEKTAYGALFAVCGAIITITVNWVFIPEYGYMASAWGHFLAYFGMVLMSFTIGRSVYPVPYRLKEIIIMILAGLAVYLISTVTRGENALFKYTVNTLILVIFAGFIIYRERSFIKELLGLR; encoded by the coding sequence CTGAATGAATTGAATCCTTTAAAACAGCTTGCCGGTCAGACTGCTGTTTACGGACTTAGCAGTGTAATTGCGAGAGTGCTTAATTTTTTGCTGGTACCGTTCTATACACGGATATTTACCGATACAGCTGAGTATGGTATCGTGAACGAGCTATATGCTTATGTAGCTTTCATTATCATTATACTGACTTACGGCATGGAGACAGCTTTCTTCAGGTACTCCGCCAGATACAGTAATCAAAGGCTTGTTTATTCAACGGCGCTTACTTCAATATCAATTACTTCATTGCTGTTTATTATTGCTGTTGTACTTTTTTATCAGGAAATTGCGCACATTATTGGGTATGGTAATAATAGTTCCTTTGTTTTGTTACTCGGACTTGTACTGGGGGCAGATGCACTTGTAGCCATTCCCTTTGCCAACCTCCGGTATAAAGAGAAATCGGTAAAGTTTGCTCTTATTAAACTTCTGAACGTTGTAGTCAATATATTATTCAATGTTCTGTTCCTGCTTGTCCTTCCCTGGATGTATAAAAACGGGCTCAGAGGTTGGCTGGTTGAAGTTTTATATGATCCCGAATTCCGGGTAGGGTATGTTTTTCTTTCCAATTTCCTGGCATCTCTGGTGACCCTGGCTATTTTCACTGGTGAGATACTTAAAATGCGATATGGTTTTTCGGCAAGTCTTTTCAGGTCAATGATTTATTATGGGATACCGTTACTTGTTGCCGGACTTGCGGGGACAGTGAATGAATTTCTGGACAGGATACTTTTGCGATACCGGTTACCAGATGATGTTAATGCACTTGAGCAGATAGGTATTTATGGGGCAAATGTAAAAATAGCCGTTCTTATGATGTTGTTTATACAAATGTTCCGTTTTGCGTTTGAGCCCTTCATATTCAGCCAGGAGAAAAATCGATCGGGACCCAAAATATATGCTGATGTTATGTATTATTTTGTAGCAGCCGGCGTTCTGGTTTTTCTGGTCATTACACTTTATATTGACATTTTCAAACACATTATTGATTCCGGATATCATGAAGGAGTCAGGGTAGTACCGGTTATTCTTGGCGGGTATCTGATGCTTGGCATATACTATAATTTGTCGGTATGGTATAAACTCAATGAAAAAACTGCTTACGGCGCTCTTTTCGCAGTATGTGGAGCAATTATTACAATTACGGTAAACTGGGTTTTTATACCTGAGTATGGATACATGGCCTCTGCATGGGGTCATTTTCTGGCCTATTTTGGCATGGTGCTTATGTCATTTACTATTGGCAGAAGTGTTTATCCTGTGCCTTACAGGTTGAAAGAGATTATTATAATGATTTTGGCAGGTTTGGCAGTATATTTAATTTCTACTGTTACCCGTGGAGAAAACGCTCTGTTCAAATATACTGTAAACACCCTAATTCTTGTTATTTTTGCAGGGTTTATTATATACAGGGAAAGGAGTTTTATCAAGGAATTGTTGGGTCTGCGGTAA